In Stieleria varia, one genomic interval encodes:
- a CDS encoding DUF1580 domain-containing protein: MSNTNLLRILSEDAIPLSDVPSMIPGRRPHVSTIWRWHRNGVRGVRLEAVRVGRSVITSKQAVTRFLIHLNPPSKEGGKR; the protein is encoded by the coding sequence ATGAGCAACACAAACTTGCTTCGGATTCTTTCCGAAGATGCCATTCCGCTCTCGGACGTACCCAGCATGATCCCTGGACGTCGTCCCCATGTTTCGACGATTTGGCGGTGGCACAGAAACGGTGTTCGCGGCGTTCGTTTGGAAGCTGTAAGAGTTGGTCGCAGTGTCATCACTTCCAAACAGGCCGTGACGCGCTTCTTGATTCATCTGAATCCACCATCGAAAGAAGGTGGGAAGCGATGA
- a CDS encoding helix-turn-helix transcriptional regulator, translating to MLGVHDVASRWGCSPEHVRRLAESGRIPAPVALGRLIRWPLSVLEQWEADSCPPVRKKDLSSRQEETTAVSETKRRRK from the coding sequence ATGCTTGGGGTCCACGATGTGGCCTCACGCTGGGGCTGCTCGCCTGAGCATGTTCGACGACTCGCTGAGTCGGGGCGGATTCCCGCTCCGGTGGCGCTGGGACGACTCATTCGATGGCCACTTTCGGTTCTCGAGCAATGGGAAGCCGATTCGTGTCCACCAGTGCGAAAGAAGGATCTATCTAGCCGGCAAGAAGAAACTACGGCAGTCTCCGAGACAAAGAGGAGACGCAAATGA
- a CDS encoding ATP-binding protein has translation MKPELHSINRTAEFFSESELEKQIGHTRCDWVLAIIKELLDNSMDAIEQTNVPPEIVLNIDSTGITVVDNGPGFPPDAVEKLTDFDTRYSSRAFYRAPTRGAQGNAGKTILALSYVLNGKKGQVSILGCGVLSQITVSYDAVKQSPAVLLESREQLSDFFDSSICELPSRLPVIANSDDVNFRTSGTLIHVAIDGLLATLESHEINRYFRFATGYQLLNPHLSLIFKIGDKTQGLVRTASSMAKWRPSKPEPPHWHTPESFSNLVLASHRADCEANRDRSLRSFMKAFHGHRRNDAVNAVLERSGLPHGPVSTLIGKNGVATKPVSRLFKEMKSQVDAPGHSQIGQIGRTNCRKAFENFGANDSTFRYRNWTGACERGFPLIVEAAFAELADCTRDGLVISGVNFSPSVRNDICTEMTQALSDQLAPKWKPIIAMLHITMIDPPFADRGKSRINVDHQTALAISEVVEFVTRDWFKRQKAIERDEGKLLRKQARAERSKQQDCTLKDAILIVLHGAVEKAAGKQKGFYTARDLYYQARPLVQKYNSEYLDQKYFDRVIDEYEIEHGILKGRLRDPRGFLIEPHTGRKVPLGTSDVLDYEIPWDLYHTLIYVEKKNLVHAFEYAKVPERYDIAVIAAEGYATRAAKLLAQNAHRERGVRVLCLHDADPDGYNIARTLSQSSGAHDFDFEVIDMGLTIEEALEMGLQTETFARRKQLPSGLDLSQAALDSFAGVATEVVRKGKKHTEYRDCVRVELNALSADKDLFTEWIDRKLKQFGVAEKLIPKNETICQYVANRTDEHLRQDIAEKVESMLCVASKIDDAFRIARDSSTIENPQRVVQEWAEDCLPERWTDCCDALVEKQIASLDDVIHEAVEQVLR, from the coding sequence ATGAAACCCGAACTACATTCCATCAATCGCACTGCCGAATTCTTCTCTGAAAGTGAGTTGGAGAAACAGATTGGCCACACGCGTTGCGATTGGGTGCTGGCGATCATTAAAGAGCTGCTGGACAACAGCATGGATGCGATTGAGCAGACCAACGTCCCGCCAGAAATCGTGCTCAACATCGATTCGACCGGGATTACCGTCGTGGACAACGGACCAGGGTTTCCGCCTGATGCGGTAGAGAAACTGACTGATTTCGATACGCGGTATTCCTCGCGTGCGTTCTACCGAGCGCCAACTCGTGGAGCACAAGGAAACGCAGGAAAAACGATTCTTGCTCTGTCATACGTGCTCAATGGAAAGAAGGGACAGGTCTCGATCCTAGGATGTGGTGTGCTATCGCAGATCACGGTCAGCTATGACGCTGTTAAACAAAGTCCGGCCGTTCTACTGGAATCACGGGAACAATTGAGCGACTTTTTTGATTCCTCAATCTGTGAGTTACCAAGCAGACTTCCGGTGATCGCGAACAGTGACGATGTCAACTTTCGGACTTCGGGAACGTTGATTCACGTTGCGATCGATGGCTTGCTCGCGACGTTGGAGTCTCACGAGATTAATCGATATTTTCGATTTGCAACCGGATATCAGTTGCTCAACCCTCATCTCAGTCTGATCTTCAAGATTGGCGACAAAACTCAGGGCCTAGTCAGGACGGCTTCAAGCATGGCAAAGTGGCGACCTTCTAAGCCTGAGCCGCCACACTGGCACACACCGGAGTCGTTTTCCAATTTGGTTCTTGCATCCCATCGAGCGGACTGTGAGGCCAACAGGGATAGATCGCTCCGCAGCTTCATGAAGGCTTTCCATGGCCATCGGCGGAACGATGCTGTGAATGCCGTACTTGAACGAAGCGGATTACCGCATGGTCCTGTTTCCACCCTGATTGGCAAGAATGGGGTCGCCACCAAACCAGTGAGCCGATTGTTCAAAGAGATGAAGTCTCAGGTCGATGCACCGGGGCACAGTCAGATTGGACAGATAGGCCGCACAAATTGCAGGAAAGCCTTTGAGAACTTTGGGGCAAACGATTCCACGTTTCGCTATAGGAACTGGACGGGGGCATGCGAGCGAGGGTTTCCGTTGATCGTCGAAGCCGCGTTCGCTGAACTGGCGGATTGCACAAGGGATGGGCTCGTCATTTCTGGTGTTAATTTCTCTCCGTCAGTTCGCAATGACATCTGCACTGAGATGACTCAAGCTCTCAGCGATCAATTAGCGCCGAAATGGAAACCAATCATCGCGATGTTGCATATCACGATGATCGATCCACCGTTTGCTGATCGAGGCAAATCTAGGATCAATGTTGATCACCAAACCGCCCTTGCGATTTCGGAGGTCGTTGAATTTGTCACCAGAGATTGGTTCAAACGTCAGAAAGCGATTGAACGAGACGAAGGAAAGCTTCTGAGAAAACAGGCGAGAGCTGAAAGAAGCAAGCAGCAAGATTGCACTCTCAAAGATGCCATTTTGATCGTGTTGCACGGAGCGGTAGAGAAAGCGGCCGGGAAACAAAAAGGGTTCTACACGGCGAGAGACCTTTACTACCAAGCTCGACCCCTCGTTCAAAAGTATAACAGCGAGTATTTGGATCAAAAGTACTTCGATCGAGTCATCGATGAGTACGAAATCGAGCATGGAATCCTAAAGGGACGACTGCGCGATCCACGAGGCTTCCTGATTGAGCCACATACGGGACGCAAGGTACCGCTTGGGACTTCGGATGTACTCGACTACGAGATCCCCTGGGACCTCTACCACACTCTGATCTACGTTGAGAAAAAAAATCTAGTGCATGCTTTCGAGTATGCGAAGGTTCCTGAACGCTATGACATTGCGGTGATTGCAGCCGAAGGCTACGCGACACGAGCGGCCAAGCTCTTGGCACAGAACGCACACCGTGAACGCGGGGTGCGAGTGTTGTGCCTGCATGATGCAGATCCAGATGGGTACAACATCGCCAGGACGCTCTCTCAGTCCTCCGGCGCCCATGATTTTGATTTCGAAGTCATCGACATGGGGCTGACGATCGAAGAGGCACTCGAGATGGGCCTTCAAACCGAAACATTCGCCCGGAGAAAGCAACTCCCTTCTGGCCTGGACTTAAGCCAAGCCGCGTTGGATTCGTTTGCAGGTGTGGCAACAGAAGTCGTGAGAAAAGGAAAGAAGCACACCGAGTATCGAGACTGCGTCCGCGTAGAGTTGAACGCTTTAAGCGCCGACAAAGACTTGTTTACAGAATGGATCGACAGAAAACTCAAGCAATTCGGTGTTGCAGAAAAACTGATTCCAAAGAATGAAACCATTTGCCAATACGTTGCGAATAGGACTGATGAACATTTGAGGCAAGACATTGCCGAGAAGGTTGAAAGCATGCTGTGTGTCGCATCAAAGATCGATGACGCATTTAGGATCGCTCGTGATTCATCAACAATCGAAAACCCGCAGAGAGTCGTTCAGGAATGGGCGGAGGATTGTTTGCCAGAAAGGTGGACCGACTGCTGCGATGCCCTGGTCGAAAAGCAGATCGCCTCCTTGGATGACGTGATTCACGAGGCGGTTGAGCAGGTGTTGAGATGA